A single genomic interval of Inquilinus sp. Marseille-Q2685 harbors:
- a CDS encoding PRC-barrel domain-containing protein: MEHREETTTLISGDKVAGTAVYNTAGDHLGEIHDVMLDKVSGRVAYAVMSFGGFLGIGEKYHPLPWSALEYDTNQGGYVVNLSREQLEGAPVYADDAPPRWNREYEQDIHDYYGISPYWTGPLPR, from the coding sequence ATGGAGCATCGTGAGGAGACGACCACGCTGATCTCCGGCGACAAGGTGGCCGGGACGGCGGTCTACAACACCGCGGGCGACCATCTGGGCGAGATCCACGATGTGATGCTCGACAAGGTGTCCGGGCGCGTCGCCTATGCCGTGATGTCCTTCGGCGGCTTCCTCGGCATCGGCGAGAAGTATCATCCGCTGCCGTGGTCGGCGCTGGAGTACGACACCAATCAGGGCGGCTATGTCGTGAACCTGTCGCGCGAGCAGCTGGAAGGGGCGCCGGTCTATGCCGACGATGCCCCGCCGCGCTGGAACCGCGAATACGAGCAGGACATCCACGACTATTACGGCATCAGCCCGTACTGGACGGGACCGTTGCCGCGCTGA
- the msrB gene encoding peptide-methionine (R)-S-oxide reductase MsrB, with product MPEPYPVTRSDEEWRRILTPDQYRVMRQHGTERPGSCGLLSEHRPGAFCCAGCGSKLFESKWKFESGTGWPSFNDPVPDSVETTVDRSFGMTRIEVHCATCGSHLGHVFEDGPPPSGLRYCINGVALDFKPE from the coding sequence ATGCCCGAACCCTATCCCGTGACCCGCAGCGACGAGGAATGGCGCCGCATCCTGACGCCGGACCAGTACCGGGTGATGCGGCAGCACGGCACCGAGCGGCCGGGCAGCTGCGGCCTGCTGAGCGAGCACCGGCCCGGCGCCTTCTGCTGCGCCGGCTGCGGCAGCAAACTGTTCGAATCGAAGTGGAAGTTCGAGAGCGGCACCGGCTGGCCCAGCTTCAACGACCCGGTGCCGGATTCGGTCGAGACCACGGTCGACCGCAGCTTCGGCATGACCCGGATCGAGGTCCATTGCGCCACCTGCGGCAGCCATCTCGGCCATGTCTTCGAGGACGGGCCGCCGCCCAGCGGGCTGCGCTATTGCATCAACGGCGTGGCGCTGGACTTCAAGCCGGAGTGA
- a CDS encoding SDR family oxidoreductase, which translates to MDRQDFAGRRVLVTGAGKGIGRATAVLLHRRGAEVIAATRSPEDLASLEQETGCRGIAVDLADAEATCRAATEALPVDALVNCAGTTTLESFLDTSVETFDRIMAVNARAPMIAAPVVARDLIRRGQKGAIVNVSSVSSMIGLPDHTAYCASKGALDEITRVMAVELGPHGIRTNSVNPVVTLTPMAVKAWSDPAKSGPMLGRIPLGRFAQPEEVAEVILYLLGDASAMMNGAIVPVDGGFLAT; encoded by the coding sequence GTGGACAGGCAGGATTTCGCCGGGCGGCGGGTGCTGGTGACCGGCGCCGGCAAGGGCATCGGCCGGGCCACGGCGGTGCTGCTGCACCGGCGCGGCGCCGAGGTGATCGCCGCCACCCGCAGCCCCGAGGACCTGGCGAGCCTGGAACAGGAGACCGGCTGCCGCGGCATCGCGGTCGATCTGGCCGATGCCGAGGCGACGTGCCGGGCGGCGACCGAGGCGCTGCCGGTCGATGCCCTGGTCAACTGCGCCGGCACGACGACGCTGGAATCCTTCCTCGACACCTCGGTCGAGACTTTCGACCGGATCATGGCGGTGAACGCCCGGGCGCCGATGATCGCGGCCCCGGTGGTGGCGCGCGACCTGATCCGGCGCGGGCAGAAAGGCGCCATCGTCAACGTGTCGAGCGTGTCCTCGATGATCGGCCTGCCGGACCACACCGCCTATTGCGCGTCGAAGGGGGCGCTGGACGAGATCACCCGGGTGATGGCGGTGGAGCTGGGGCCGCACGGCATCCGCACCAACAGCGTCAACCCGGTGGTGACGCTGACGCCGATGGCGGTGAAGGCGTGGAGCGACCCGGCCAAGTCCGGCCCGATGCTGGGCCGCATCCCGCTGGGCCGCTTCGCCCAGCCGGAGGAGGTGGCGGAGGTGATCCTCTACCTGCTCGGCGACGCCTCGGCGATGATGAACGGCGCCATCGTGCCGGTCGACGGCGGCTTCCTCGCCACCTGA
- a CDS encoding VOC family protein, which translates to MLDHVTIRVGDLERSKAFYDALLAPLGIARLYADGETFAGYGVGRRAFFWIGLHDGPVTGTHVAFAAPDRATVDRFHAAGLVAGGCDHGAPGLRPHYHPDYYGAFLLDPDGHNVEAVCREAS; encoded by the coding sequence ATGCTGGACCATGTCACCATCCGGGTCGGCGATCTCGAGCGGTCGAAGGCCTTCTACGACGCGCTGCTGGCGCCGCTCGGCATCGCCCGCCTCTATGCTGACGGCGAGACCTTCGCCGGCTATGGCGTGGGCCGCCGGGCCTTCTTCTGGATCGGCCTGCACGACGGTCCCGTCACCGGCACCCATGTCGCCTTCGCCGCGCCGGACCGGGCGACCGTCGACCGCTTCCATGCGGCGGGCCTCGTGGCCGGCGGCTGCGACCACGGCGCGCCCGGGCTGCGGCCGCACTACCATCCGGACTATTACGGCGCCTTCCTGCTCGACCCCGACGGCCACAATGTCGAGGCGGTGTGCCGCGAGGCGTCCTGA
- a CDS encoding 3-oxoacyl-ACP reductase family protein, with protein sequence MPATHSPLSGKVALVTGGSRSIGAAIARRLAADGAAVAITYSASPDKAEGVVRAIQAAGGRAVAIQADAGDPEAVRAAVARTAEALGGLDILVNNAGIALVGPIDEVSFADYQRMIAVNVTGVFVATQEAVRHMTAGGRVIHIGSSMSRYAGFGGASVYSLTKAAVAGFNRSLVRDLGPRGITVNTVLPGPTDTDMNPDGGPVSKVVGPGIAVGRYGRAEEIAGAVAYLAGPEAAFVTGAELIVDGGFTS encoded by the coding sequence ATGCCTGCCACCCATTCCCCGCTCTCCGGCAAGGTCGCCCTTGTCACCGGCGGCTCGCGCTCGATCGGCGCCGCCATCGCCAGGCGGCTGGCGGCGGACGGCGCCGCCGTCGCCATCACCTACAGCGCCTCGCCGGACAAGGCCGAGGGCGTCGTCCGCGCCATCCAGGCGGCCGGGGGGCGGGCGGTGGCGATCCAGGCCGATGCCGGCGACCCCGAGGCGGTGCGCGCCGCCGTGGCCCGCACCGCCGAAGCCCTCGGCGGCCTCGACATCCTGGTCAACAACGCCGGCATCGCGCTGGTCGGCCCGATCGACGAGGTGTCCTTCGCCGACTACCAGCGCATGATCGCGGTCAACGTCACCGGCGTGTTCGTGGCGACGCAGGAGGCGGTGCGGCACATGACGGCGGGCGGCCGCGTCATCCATATCGGCAGCTCGATGTCGCGCTATGCGGGATTCGGCGGCGCCTCCGTCTACAGCCTGACCAAGGCGGCGGTGGCCGGTTTCAACCGCAGCCTGGTGCGCGACCTGGGGCCGCGCGGCATCACCGTCAACACCGTGCTTCCGGGCCCGACCGACACGGACATGAATCCGGATGGCGGCCCGGTGTCGAAGGTCGTCGGCCCCGGCATCGCCGTCGGCCGCTACGGCCGGGCCGAGGAGATCGCCGGCGCCGTCGCCTATCTCGCCGGCCCGGAGGCCGCCTTCGTCACCGGCGCCGAGCTGATCGTCGACGGCGGCTTCACCTCCTGA
- a CDS encoding LysR family transcriptional regulator — protein sequence METLANLESFARSAETGSFSAAARRLALTPAAVSRNVAMLERNLGVRLFHRSTRKLTLTEAGEGFLAAIGSSLDSLQAAIAAVSADRGEPAGVLKVSMAVTVGVDHILPLLPAFLERYPRIRPDWRFENRQVDLVAEGFDAAIGAGFELTPGMVSRILAPAHVVAVAAPSWLQGRTPPADPAGLVRLDGIVMRSPLTGRVRHWMMRNAAGLEMAATPAETVVLNDPAAMCRAAVLGLGVALVTVMDASAHLDRGALVRLLPDWHADAGPISIYYASRTLLPAKTRAFVDFVTEAFRRERLAERFAGDRG from the coding sequence ATGGAGACCCTCGCCAACCTGGAATCCTTCGCCCGCAGCGCCGAGACCGGCAGCTTCTCCGCCGCGGCGCGCCGGCTGGCGCTGACCCCGGCCGCAGTCAGCCGCAATGTGGCGATGCTGGAGCGGAACCTGGGCGTCCGGCTGTTCCACCGCAGCACCCGGAAGCTCACCCTGACCGAAGCCGGCGAGGGCTTCCTGGCGGCGATCGGGAGCAGCCTGGACAGCCTGCAGGCGGCGATCGCCGCGGTGTCGGCCGACCGCGGCGAGCCCGCGGGCGTGCTGAAGGTCAGCATGGCCGTGACCGTCGGCGTCGACCACATCCTGCCGCTGCTGCCCGCCTTCCTGGAGCGGTATCCCCGCATCCGCCCGGACTGGCGGTTCGAGAACCGGCAGGTCGACCTTGTGGCCGAGGGCTTCGACGCGGCGATCGGCGCCGGCTTCGAGCTGACGCCGGGCATGGTGTCCCGCATCCTGGCCCCGGCGCATGTGGTCGCGGTGGCGGCGCCGTCCTGGCTGCAGGGCCGGACGCCGCCGGCCGATCCCGCGGGGCTGGTCAGGCTGGACGGCATCGTCATGCGCTCGCCCCTCACCGGGCGGGTGAGGCACTGGATGATGCGCAACGCCGCCGGGCTGGAGATGGCGGCGACGCCGGCCGAGACCGTGGTGCTGAACGATCCCGCGGCGATGTGCCGGGCAGCGGTTCTGGGCCTCGGCGTCGCCCTGGTGACGGTGATGGACGCGTCAGCGCATCTGGACCGCGGCGCCCTGGTCCGCCTGCTGCCCGATTGGCACGCCGATGCCGGGCCGATCTCGATCTACTACGCCAGCCGCACCCTGCTGCCGGCCAAGACCCGCGCCTTCGTCGACTTCGTCACCGAGGCCTTCCGCCGCGAGCGCCTGGCCGAGCGCTTCGCCGGCGACCGGGGATAG
- a CDS encoding 4'-phosphopantetheinyl transferase superfamily protein has translation MSDTWVLPSGVPDLPPGQVHVWRLRTDRDPAAALALLSAEERQRADRFRTGLLRARYVAAHAALRLLLGRVLDAPADRLRFRQNSWGKPELAEGDLRFNLSHSGSWAVVALARGIEVGVDVEVARHPPPMEVAGIAYSAAERAALAGLSGEALTAAFFAVWTRKEALSKGIGRGFSFDFTGFTVSADPAERTSRPVLPPDLAGADWHLHDLPPLEDAAAAVAVPTAGIGIAAWRFEPGLWGL, from the coding sequence ATGTCGGACACCTGGGTCCTGCCGTCGGGCGTCCCCGACCTGCCGCCGGGACAGGTGCATGTCTGGCGCCTCCGGACCGACCGCGACCCGGCGGCCGCCCTCGCCCTGCTGTCGGCGGAGGAGCGGCAGCGCGCCGACCGGTTCCGCACCGGCCTGCTGCGCGCCCGCTACGTCGCCGCCCATGCGGCGCTGCGGCTGCTGCTCGGCCGCGTGCTCGACGCACCGGCGGACCGTCTGCGCTTCCGCCAGAATTCCTGGGGCAAGCCCGAGCTGGCGGAGGGCGACCTGCGCTTCAACCTCTCGCACAGCGGCTCCTGGGCCGTGGTGGCGCTGGCCCGCGGCATTGAGGTCGGGGTCGATGTCGAGGTGGCGCGGCACCCGCCGCCGATGGAGGTCGCGGGCATCGCCTATTCGGCGGCGGAGCGGGCGGCCCTGGCTGGCCTGTCCGGCGAGGCCCTGACCGCCGCCTTCTTCGCGGTCTGGACCCGCAAGGAGGCGCTGTCCAAGGGCATCGGCCGCGGCTTCTCCTTCGACTTCACCGGCTTCACCGTCAGCGCCGATCCGGCCGAGCGGACCAGCCGCCCGGTGCTGCCGCCGGACCTCGCCGGCGCCGACTGGCACCTGCACGACCTGCCGCCGCTCGAGGACGCGGCGGCGGCCGTCGCCGTCCCGACCGCTGGAATCGGCATCGCCGCCTGGCGCTTCGAGCCGGGGCTGTGGGGGCTGTAG
- a CDS encoding aldehyde dehydrogenase family protein, whose product MPRIAEILDTMEYGPAPEDSGIARDWLARHEAGFGHFIDGKFVAPAEGGRFEVLNPATGKPLAQVAQGTAKDIDAAVKAARRAQKGWAALPGPERARHLYALARHVQRRERLLSVVETMDNGKPIRESRDIDIPLVARHFYHHAGWASLVETEFPGYRPVGVCGQIIPWNFPLLMLAWKVAPALAAGNTVVLKPAEFTPLTALLFAEIAQEAGLPPGVLNIVTGDGATGALIVEHADVDKIAFTGSTEVGRKIREATAGSGKKLSLELGGKSPFIVFDDADLDAAVEGVVDSIWFNQGQVCCAGSRLLVQESVADRMYDKLKRRMATLRVGDPLDKSTDMGPIVAQVQLDRIKHYVELGKKEGAACWQDSASLPKGGLYFPPTLFTGAEPASTIAQEEIFGPVLSASTFRTPDEAVALANNSRYGLAASVWSETVNQALHVAARLKAGVVWINCANSFDAAVGFGGYRESGFGREGGREGLFEYLVPGWEKDAPALKPVATAPLAAVPLGGDRDLPSIDRTAKLYVGGKQARPDGGYSYSVLDPKGRSLGHVGLGNRKDIRNAVEAAHKASGWSGLAGHNRAQVLYYLAENLAARSEEFARRIAAMTNASAKAAAAEVEAAVRRIFFYAGFADKYDGQVHDARARQVTLAMNEPWGVMGILCPDEAPLLGFVSLVAPAIAMGNRVVAVPSPRHPLAATDLYQVLDTSDVPDGVVNIVTGERDALAKTLAEHDDVAALWYVGPAEGGAAVEKASAGNLKATWTNQGRRRDWLSDAEGQGREYLRRATQVKNIWLPYGE is encoded by the coding sequence ATGCCCCGGATCGCGGAGATTCTCGACACCATGGAGTACGGCCCGGCGCCCGAGGACAGCGGCATCGCCCGCGACTGGCTGGCGCGGCACGAGGCGGGCTTCGGCCATTTCATCGACGGAAAGTTCGTCGCCCCGGCCGAGGGCGGCCGCTTCGAGGTGCTGAACCCGGCCACCGGCAAGCCGCTGGCGCAGGTGGCGCAGGGCACCGCGAAGGATATCGACGCCGCGGTCAAGGCCGCGCGCCGGGCGCAGAAGGGCTGGGCGGCGCTGCCGGGTCCTGAGCGCGCCCGCCACCTCTACGCCCTGGCCCGCCACGTCCAGCGCCGCGAGCGGCTGCTCTCCGTGGTCGAGACCATGGACAACGGCAAGCCGATCCGCGAGAGCCGGGACATCGACATCCCGCTGGTCGCCCGGCACTTCTACCACCACGCCGGCTGGGCCTCTCTGGTCGAGACCGAGTTCCCCGGCTATCGCCCGGTCGGGGTCTGCGGCCAGATCATCCCGTGGAACTTCCCGCTGCTGATGCTGGCCTGGAAGGTGGCGCCGGCGCTGGCGGCCGGGAATACGGTGGTGCTGAAGCCGGCCGAGTTCACGCCGCTGACCGCGCTGCTCTTCGCCGAGATCGCGCAGGAGGCCGGGCTGCCGCCGGGGGTCCTGAACATCGTCACCGGCGACGGCGCCACCGGCGCCCTGATCGTCGAGCATGCCGATGTCGACAAGATCGCCTTCACCGGCTCGACCGAGGTCGGGCGGAAGATCCGCGAGGCGACCGCCGGCAGCGGCAAGAAGCTGTCGCTGGAGCTGGGCGGCAAGTCGCCCTTCATCGTCTTCGACGACGCCGACCTCGACGCCGCGGTCGAGGGCGTGGTGGATTCGATCTGGTTCAACCAGGGCCAGGTCTGCTGCGCCGGCTCGCGCCTGCTGGTGCAGGAGAGCGTGGCCGACCGGATGTACGACAAGCTGAAGCGCCGGATGGCGACGCTCCGGGTCGGCGACCCGCTCGACAAGTCGACCGACATGGGCCCGATCGTGGCCCAGGTGCAGCTCGACCGGATCAAGCATTACGTCGAACTGGGCAAGAAGGAGGGTGCCGCCTGCTGGCAGGATTCGGCGTCGCTGCCCAAGGGCGGCCTGTACTTCCCGCCGACCCTGTTCACCGGGGCGGAGCCGGCCTCGACCATCGCGCAGGAGGAGATCTTCGGCCCGGTGCTGTCGGCTTCGACCTTCCGCACCCCGGACGAGGCGGTGGCCCTGGCCAACAACTCGCGCTATGGCTTGGCCGCCTCAGTGTGGTCGGAGACGGTGAACCAGGCGCTGCACGTCGCGGCCCGGCTGAAGGCCGGCGTGGTCTGGATCAACTGCGCCAACAGCTTCGACGCCGCGGTAGGCTTCGGCGGCTATCGCGAAAGCGGTTTCGGCCGCGAAGGCGGGCGCGAGGGCCTGTTCGAATACCTGGTGCCGGGCTGGGAGAAGGACGCGCCGGCGCTGAAGCCCGTGGCCACGGCGCCGCTGGCGGCGGTGCCGCTGGGCGGCGACCGCGACCTGCCCTCGATCGACCGCACCGCCAAGCTCTATGTCGGCGGCAAGCAGGCGCGGCCGGACGGCGGCTACAGCTACAGCGTGCTGGACCCGAAGGGGCGGTCGCTGGGTCATGTGGGGCTCGGCAACCGCAAGGACATCCGCAACGCGGTCGAGGCGGCGCACAAGGCCAGCGGCTGGAGCGGCCTGGCCGGGCACAATCGCGCCCAGGTGCTGTACTACCTGGCCGAGAACCTGGCGGCGCGGTCCGAGGAGTTCGCCCGCCGGATCGCCGCCATGACCAACGCCTCGGCCAAGGCCGCGGCGGCGGAGGTCGAGGCCGCGGTGCGGCGGATCTTCTTCTATGCCGGCTTCGCCGACAAATATGACGGCCAGGTGCACGATGCCCGCGCCCGCCAGGTGACGCTAGCGATGAACGAGCCCTGGGGCGTGATGGGCATCCTGTGCCCGGACGAGGCGCCGCTGCTCGGCTTCGTCTCGCTGGTGGCGCCGGCGATCGCCATGGGCAACCGCGTCGTCGCCGTGCCCTCGCCGCGCCACCCGCTGGCCGCGACCGACCTCTACCAGGTGCTCGACACCTCCGACGTGCCGGACGGGGTGGTCAACATCGTCACCGGCGAGCGCGATGCGCTGGCGAAGACCCTGGCCGAGCACGACGACGTCGCCGCCCTCTGGTATGTCGGCCCGGCCGAAGGCGGCGCGGCGGTGGAGAAGGCCAGCGCCGGCAACCTCAAGGCGACCTGGACCAACCAGGGCCGCCGCCGCGACTGGCTGTCCGACGCCGAAGGGCAGGGCCGGGAATATCTGCGCCGGGCCACCCAGGTGAAGAACATCTGGCTGCCTTACGGGGAGTAG